A window of Xenopus laevis strain J_2021 chromosome 1L, Xenopus_laevis_v10.1, whole genome shotgun sequence genomic DNA:
GAATTTTTGTaatagagtttttcatggtttttacatgtATTAGATCTTGAGTTTTAAGGAGTTTTTAGGAAGAAAATACACATTGagggaaaaatgttaattttgaaattcaacatggggctagacatattgtcagtttcccaggagccctcaggttgtatgacttgtgctctgagaaactgcagccactctttactgcagtactgcatgttggagtttaatcacccccctccctccccagcagtcTATCAActgaacaatgggcagctaaccagatagcagctacctgacattAGTTTGCATTGTTAAAAGTGCtgctagtggtagacatgagaattgCACCAAAGCAGGAAAACCCCTATAGGGTATACTTTTAGGAATGCAAACACAACATAGGGTTctggtataatacaatgggaaggagAGCTGTTCCATCATGAGGTGCTGGCTCAGAGCTCAAGATCAGGCTCAACACACTGAGATGACTCCTCCATActaatattacatctaaaaaatgcatgtattggttcaagaataacattttaaatgatagagtgaattatttgcaatgtaaacagtgtaatttagaaataaaaagtaaaccataagaatcatgacagaatccctttaagctgtccCAAGACACCTGCTACCCCTCAATAAAAGTTGGCAAACATTTCTctccttttgtattttttgttttgtgtattgtttgtatttttctttaatatgtgTGGAAAGTATATAGAAGAGGAATTAgtgcatttcattaaaatgttcatACTGTCAACTAATTGTGAGTAATAAATCAAAGCATAAGAGTCTACTGGCACCTTCTTATTCAAGTTCAAGTGAAGGGGATCAACACTCAGAGGCTCCATGAAGTTCAtttttgttttggtgttttttccaTATGTGGGCACTTAACCAGTTTTCCTTTGCTGTGTGCATAGAAAGTAAGGgctaaagaaatatttttaaaatagttttggcTATTGATGTAATTATGAAGCACAGTATAAGATTAAAATGTCAGAATGAATATCTTTTAGACATCTTAGGATTTTAGGAAAACTGGAATAGAAAAGGCAGGATATCTTTATTTTATCAGCAGATATTGTATTGCTTTTAACATCAACCAAAAACTCAAGTTCAGCTCAAGTGAGGCCCCTGAATTCTAGATGGTAGATTATAGATAGTGGATTGAGGTGTTGCCACAATAGTTACATAATGACATTAATGacaattaatttcatttttttttaaagtacatgaTATGTATCATATGGATAATATCTTTtcattaaaactttaaaattttatgctcacagatttatttttttatcttgcagATATGGACAATTGTCTAAAATGCGGGGACTATGAATGGCCAAACCCAAATAAAACTGTGTGTATTGAGAAGCCAATTGAATTCCTATCATATAGTGATGATTCTCTAACTCTGACCTTTATTGTCCACTCTCTGGTGTTTTTTATAATAGCAGCAGTTATACTGGGAATCTTTATTAAGTTTCGAGACACTCCAGTAGTGAAAGCCAATAATCACATTTTGAGCTTCATTCTCCTTGTCTCTATCAAGCTCAGCTATCtctctgtgtttttgtttcttgGCCAACCTATTGATGTAACCTGTATTTTCTGGCAAACCTCCTTTGGAATCACCTTTTCCATGGCTATGTCATCTGTACTAGCTAAGACTACCATGGTTTACTTTGCTTTTAAAGCCACCAAGCCTGGCAGTCCATGGAGAAAATGGGTTGGAGCAAAGGTGGcttattgtattgtttttgtttgttcaaTTATCCAAATACTAATTAGTGTTATCTGGTTGGCCACTTCTCCCCCATTTGTAGAGCTTAACTTACTTTCAGAACCTGGaaaaatcatcattcagtgcaatgagggctcagtaGTTGCCTTCTATATTGTCCTCTCCTACATGGGATTGttggcatctgtgagtttcattgtagctttcttggctcggacattaccggacagttttaatgaggccaagtacatcactttcagcatgttgctcttctgcagtgtttggatcacaatgatcccggcctatctgagcaccaaaggcaaatacatggtggcagtggaaaTATTTGCCATAATCTCTTCAAGCTGTGGccttctcttctgtatatttctacccaaatgttacattattttattaaagcctGAGATGAACACTAAGAAATATTTACTAGGGAATAAGAAATAGGGATGTATAAATAAGTAATTAGGGAgtattttatgacatttctacaTTGCGTGTACTTATTCCTTTGTTTTTGATTCTTAGACAATACATTACATATTTAGTTAAAAACAGAATTGCCTATAGGTTTTTGACAACATCAAATAAGGCCATTAGGATTATCaacaattatttggaaaaaaatgtaatccaatAGGAATATGATTACAATTGTTTTAACGGAATTTCAATTTGGCAACTCAATAGTTTTGGGCTCATATTGTCCAAGCTGACCAGACATGCCACAGAGAAGGAGATAAATATTTACAATTGTTATTCaggaaattaatttaaagttCATGCAATCCTATTAATGTCTTTTTAACCTGTAGAGCAAAGCCTAAAATGGACAAAATATTTTAAGAGTTTGGGACCTATttattcaatttcaaattttttagagtggagaaaactcaaatttttgcaaaacacaaaaaaaattccaaaataccccaaagctgctaaaaatcagaatctgaaaatactccatctcaaaccagttgaggtcatgtagaagtcaatggcagattgtcGGCGTGATGtgacaatgtgtgatgtcattttgctgaaaatgtgaaataaaaggatGCCGGAGACCCTAGTTCAATGCCCAAAAATAGGTCTTTCTTtgcaaagttcctgggtgctcttagATACTTTTCCTGATTGATTCTTCAGTTCCTGACTTCCAACTTTGTTGCTGACTATGATTCCTCGCTTCCTGCCCTTACCTTTTTTCCTGGATATGACTACAAACTTTCTTAAACCCTTTTGATCCTGCAGACTGCACTTCCCGTATACAGTTCCTCCTAGGTCCCGACTCCTATCTTCTATGACTGTCTGCCCCTCACAGGCATATAGAAAACATGCTGTCTGTAACAACTTTCCATCCTAAGTCTAGACCATTGTACCCTTCTCACTACTAGGAACTGCTCTTTAGTCTAATCACTGAGGTTTCCCAATCAAAATAACAAATGACAATCAGTTTATTGCTTTATAATTTCCTATAGAACTACAGCTCTGATATGACTTGTTGTAAAGAGAGAATTCAGAAATCAGGAATAATGGGGGGATAAAGTCGATTATATGGTGAACAATATACTGCATGTTGTAAATTACAAGGATAAATCACTGACAAGTTCCATGTCCACATAAAAGCATGAGTCGGAAGGCCACAACTGAAGACAtccataattataaaatatacaataataataataataataaaaataatagtaatataatTCAGATAGCTCCAATCATAGATGTAGCAATGTCCTGAGCTACTGGCAGTCCGCTAGCTTACCAGTGATGCTACCATGAGGGACAATATAGAATTGGGGGTGCTCCTTCAACAGTATGGGCTACAAAATGAAGTCTACAAAATAGAGTGTACAAAATATATCTATAactcttaaaaacaaatgtataaaaagcaGCTCAGGTTATAGTAGTACTGCATAAAAATTGCCTACCACAaacacataattattttttttgtacatagtTAAAACCAACACTGGAGGTCAGTGTAGAGACTTAAAACTATACATCTTACCCTTATATAAATTCAATATATTCATTAATTCAACTTCAAGGTCTTCAATGTAAAGTAAAGATTAGATCattattatattacagatatGATTTCAGGCTCCAAGCATAATTTAAGCCATCAGGGTTTAATGTATTTAGTTTCTTAATCCATTTACCTTCTATTTGTAGGAGTCGTTTATGTCTAAAATCGCCACTCCTATCAGGGGCAGTTCAGCAAGAACACACCATTGTAATTGCATAACATTATGGTTGAAGACAATAAATCATCTAGAAACCGATGTATCAGTTTGTGTGTCTTTCTTGAAATTTCTAAAGTTGCTTTTATGTTCCTGAATCCTAACTTTCACTGCCCTGACCCACGTAACCTAAACTGCACAGGCACTTCAATTAATACACGACATGGGACAATTTACATGTGGCATATACATTGAGATTAATTTTGTGTCCTTTTGGTGGGTTATTAATTTTTGAGCCCTTCATTATAGAGGAGCAACTATTGCAACCTAAACAGGGGTATGTTCCCCTTTTGTTCTTACCGAGAAACAATGGTTTCTTAAGTCTAGTATATGATGGGCATAGAATATCTTTAAGAGTGAGGccctatttataacaaaagagAGGTGGGGAGTTAAATCAATGGGCAAACTGCCGATCGGCTTGTAGTAATGGCCAGTATTTTTTGATAACACTCTCCATTTTGTGGCTATTAGAATTATTGGTTCAAACAAAAGTGAGCCTTTGATTGGTAGACACTTTTTCTTCtatgtccctccatgtcagtacacatgggcattgcccctcccagacctggaggtaggacctataacatagccaatcaaaatgaatcatgacctataagaccacatgacttcctcctcaccacagttatcttttgtcctactggacagggaggtattttttttattttttggtgaatcTTTAGAGAAATCAAACacggtttttgttttttcttttgtatttttttgtttattttttacctctgtgtggacacagagggatgattcccaggtcatggagaagattttacctgatgcctcaagacacATAATATGTAAATTATcacttattgggaagaaatgcaggtgtgggcatacccatggtcctagccctgtgctaaaacaacccccctgctatatgcccagcgaggcacaataTTTAATCTAGcgctttttgggaacagacacaggtttgggcttcccacattgttacctgtgagctttttggactccccttttcttttgtgttatgtgaggctttacagaactttacagaacttctgcaaaagggccgtgggtatgcatatgggctagttataacagcctgaagctggtgagtatgattcttcactATCcactgtgtgtttttaaaatgttcagtgcACTGGTAGgatctgcatgctaattagctaattatgtccgtCAGCTGAGAGCTAtaagggctttggctggagtttctaTCCAGATAATTAGTCactatctgataaggtgcaggtgtgcctttcgGCCACGTTGCTAttgctatttaatattttaagctttgtatgggtgaacctgcatcttctttgcagacacagaagttatattggctcatgttactaaggcacctccaggaatggctagaggttgcactgctcaagcagtatggcacctccttcctttcttatgagtctgttcttaacaagcagtgttccatcGGACTGGaaattcctgctgacaagtctgagctatctggtaaggtgcctgtgttcctttgacttcttgtattatctgaagtcttatgttgtgagttggagtcctctgtgcaaaatgcattattggctcttgttacacaaggtactttcagtactggctggtgaatctctctgctgaagcagtgtggtacctgaatccagtgAGTATGATTTATCAGTATCCACGGTGTGttttaaacattcattacactgggaagtctgcatgttaataagctaattatgtcaaTCAGCAGAAAGCTATcagggttctagctgaagtttccatcctGCGGACTTGTTATTGCTATCAGGTAAGGGGCAGCTACTCCTCTGGGTCtctttgctactgttgtttctattgtcctctgtgcagacacagaggttatatttgccttttattacacagggtgcttgcagggttggctggaggcttgcactgctgaagcagtttGGTAGCCCgttccttccttacattgagtctgctcagtgctataacctgatgtcattgggccccgcagcaaactcattttagggcccctaacatatccagaggttgtgcttttttaccaatatatattaaaactgctctttatttgggcctcatggggtccctataccttttgggcccacctgcagctgcagggtctgcttcctctgtagttacgcccctgagtctgctcctaagaAGCAGCCTGACACCAAGGCTCTGACTGGAtgattcctactgtctagcgcatattatctggttaggtacctgtgttcctctgacttcttgtattgatgtcatctgaggtcttaggtttgtgagcctgagttctctgtgcagacacagtagataagtgtgatcttattacacctggtatttccaagaccggctaggggtttgttcttctGTAGCAGCATTGTGTCCCATTTTTTCCTAGGATGTTTCCAcgcttaacaggcagtgttctgatttatatggtgtctttttgtgtgatgtaggccttctcttagatattctattcccatctggtggtttttgatgggagctcagttgtagttatactacatctactgagttttggtggctgtaggtttcccttctttaattgttggtagattgaaGGGCACTTACGGTTATGTCTGCTGGCACCTTAAtaggcttgaagccagcttgtagtctatggccctttgtgtggcctcgggcctctcgccagggagctgggtttgtgtggcctctggctttcattatggcccttggcttgggttagagcccttgttttggtccatggctaatcggtctgctggcctttttccATGGCCCTCGGTTCATGGGTCTGcgggccttttaccatggccctcggATCATgagtctgctggccttttacaagggcccttgttctgctgccCTGTTGCATCAGTATTTGgatcatgtggtcttttacccttggcacatttgtttagGTGCCTTTTACCGGGGTTCTTGTACTGTTGGCCTTTTTCCATGGCCCTTGGCTAAGGTGgtcgctagtttttattatagtccttgggggCTTGTGGCTTCCAGCctttgctgtgacctatggtgtATAGGCCACCGGCTAGGCGGTGGTGGCTGATAAGCATGGCTActgttcttgctgtggcccttggtgggcatatctgtttgccttgcggcaatccttggcaggacaacagccattggttttgtcttgtccacaatccttgcaggcatggttctggttacacctgcagtaggcatgattgactatttggttggatctaacatgggttgtaccatcagctggtgtttgctctgagtttcatagtacatagctaattttgttgctgattggtatttaGCAGCTgcggttggtcatatgttgttgGTTACAGCTAATCtttgcttctgccttacatgcattgtttttggtcttgtatgccattGCTttttatcaataaggctggcttgtggaccagggttttgcaagttcaacaactggcttgtgctccgttgttgcatgtgtgcaaattgacttttgtgtcaggtgccagtgcagttggtgaccTTTTCTCgtagggtggcattcacaataggtggcttatgtactattgcttgtgtattagagTTCCACTCTGGTGTTTTGCATACACTGCAGCTGACGGACATCTTGGCCTgttagtgtgacaatggccttgcacatctatgttggaatacataatagctggctggttcACCACTGGTTGTATGTATTGTGGCTGGCTTATTGCCAGTGGATTGTgtatcattgctggttggtaccagtgtttgtaggctataagcttctggcatacctgattttggattgtgacccAAGCTGTTTGCTGGTTCAGTAGCCTATTGGATTCAGTAGCTTctaggtttggttcagtttttgcataaactgtatcattgtgcagcttgagatgtAGTGGCCTCTGCTTTTGTTGGTGTTTTCTAGActtgtaattggcttgggtcccatttgcttgcttgtgtagcagttggctggggcaacagctatcttactggtagatggccttAAATCACatttggttggttcagcagcttattcTTGTTCTGTTGTATGCCCAGTtgagatttggtggttggtggagctactgggctgtaccagcatggctctacaatgattaccatgatatgctgatttatgataacccagagttgatGTTCATCTAGTTAAgtctttattatgtattattagcATTGAGTTGGTTGATCTTGGGTGgatctctggtgtggagttgactccggtcagcactggtgtgagctgcttccattaagctgcaggactaggctaatgtgggccaagtctttttagggccacttgctattgctgaggatcgtatATTTCGGCGGAAAAAACTGTTACaaagtctggtagtgagggcccgaATGCTTCAGTACTTTTTTCCACAGGGATGCATAAATAAGTAATTAGGGAgtattttatgacatttctagaTTGTgtgtactatttttttatttttgattatttgatgatacaatacatatttagtaaaaaaaacataattgtgtaTAGTTTAGTATAGCCAACATCATATAAGGCCATTAGTATTATCaacaaattttgggaaaaaaaatgtaatcaaattggAATATGATTACAcgaaattcatatatttaaataaaatatagtttggGTGTAGAAAAATGCTAATAGCACAAGTTCATGCAATCCTATTAAAGTCTTTTTAACCTGTAGAGCAAatcctaaaatggacacaatattTTAAGAgtaaggagcctatttattatcaaactattatcattttttttggtcgaagggaACACTtcaatttttagaggaaaaaaactcaaatatttaaagatttattataccccaaatctgctaaaaatccaaatctgaaaatgcaccatctcaaacctgttgaggtcatgtagaagtcaatagcagatgtccatgaagatgtttcttgacatcgtgatctatGCTGGATTTCAAGTCAAGTTTTTAGAGCATTAATTTGATAAAGTTGAACGATTTGAACTGACACacaaatttgtttaattttttctagcaatgcactgaatccactattttggatttggccaaacacccgaatcctttgtgaaagatttgtctgaatattgaaccaaatccgaaccctaatttgcgtatgcaaattagaggtgggaaggggaaaaaacatttgcttccttgttttgtgacaaaagtcacacaTTTTCAAACAGAACTGCTAAACTGAGAAAAAAGAGAGTTTGTGCTCTTACAACAATACACAGGATATGCAAGAATTCCAACTCAGTTTGCAATACAGCTTTTAGAGTGGAGTAGATGTGTTTCTTCTATGATGTGTACAGATTACTCAAAGAGGTTTGATTTTGTTGCCACATAACAATTTAACAaactattaattaaaaatatgaatttaaatagCTTAAGCTTTTAAGCTCTTTATTTAGCCCATGCCTTCACTTTTGGACATccctggggcaaatttatcaaaggtcgaggtgaatatttgcatgaaaatttttttgaattttgagctattttttgtgtacttcgactagggaatagtccaaatttgatttgaatttgaaaaaaaatccaaaatttgagtctatcatgtactgtctatttaaaaaaaagactttgaccattcgccatctaaaacctgccaaattgctattttagcctataggggacctcctagaacctatttggagtcaattggtggaattgaaaaatataatttttttgtggaaaaacgtTCAATCTAATGcattattccttcaattcgtacaatttgaatttggccgaatatggacctattagattgaaaacagacctattcgaccaaaaaaaaaccttcaacttaattttggttgatctttttgaatttgaattttgaagttttttgaatttgaaattagacccttgataaatatgccctctgTGTATGGGAACATTGTGTCCCAAAtggtgcaaaacattttttgccattaGTTTTTTTATGAACATGCTAGCAATgaagaaaaaatgtgattatgaagcaatagccattttttttctctatcatTTCCCAACTCTGTGTCTAATTCTGCCTTCTGTGTTATGGGGAACCAAAAGTAGACATTGGATATGTTAGAAATAATGTAATTGTAGGTTTTACATGCATCGCAAGAGAATTGTTACCAGGCAGATAATGTTTATAAAGTTCTAAAATGCTTTGCAGCAGCTTTGAAGAATAGAGATGATTCATTTCACATGCACGTGTCTGAAAATGATATTCTGCTTGGGAATTATATGGGAAATACTCTGCAGAACTGAGCTGAGTAGGTCAGACTCACAGTGCCGTATTCACATCACTAAGCctaagtatgaatacaaatactttAAGGATGGAGACATCATCATTGGAGGgatatttactgtatacactGGAGTATATCAAATTCCAGATTTCACTGGGAAGTACATACCTTTCTGCATAAGGTAAGTGTTTCACCATTTATATATGGTATTTCATAATATGTTTTcctatattttgaaaagaaaaatagaagcCTAAGATGAGCAAACA
This region includes:
- the LOC108705018 gene encoding vomeronasal type-2 receptor 26, whose protein sequence is MPCQGPSEHVQHIAIAKLVKHFGWTWVIILASSDDGGQRKSQNLKNEITKLGACVDLIGTLMEDENTAVRTLQKIQNSTAEVVIFYMDNCLKCGDYEWPNPNKTVCIEKPIEFLSYSDDSLTLTFIVHSLVFFIIAAVILGIFIKFRDTPVVKANNHILSFILLVSIKLSYLSVFLFLGQPIDVTCIFWQTSFGITFSMAMSSVLAKTTMVYFAFKATKPGSPWRKWVGAKVAYCIVFVCSIIQILISVIWLATSPPFVELNLLSEPGKIIIQCNEGSVVAFYIVLSYMGLLASVSFIVAFLARTLPDSFNEAKYITFSMLLFCSVWITMIPAYLSTKGKYMVAVEIFAIISSSCGLLFCIFLPKCYIILLKPEMNTKKYLLGNKK